A part of Vigna radiata var. radiata cultivar VC1973A chromosome 11, Vradiata_ver6, whole genome shotgun sequence genomic DNA contains:
- the LOC106777118 gene encoding cyclin-D4-1, translating into MAHNSENSSTCFHDDFECDEADDSRIFHCWNHRKLDSGYEDGGGSEELACAVPQSEETVRAMVAREREHFPRVDYLQRLRSGKLDLGVRRDALDWIWKAHAYFGLGPLSFCLAVNYLDRFLSVFDLPKGVSWTVQLLAVACLSIAAKMDEIRVPQSVDLQVGEPKFVFEAKTIKKMELLVLSKLRWKMYALTPYSFIEYFLSKITCEKHPTKSSIAISVQLILRIISGIDFLEFRPSEIAAAVAISVLGESQAKDMDKSIADLFIVEKGRVLKCAELIRDLSLNNVAASVGSKVPDVPQSPMGVMDATGCLSYKSDELTVGSCLNSSHDSPSPNTKSSKAEGPSNEPPSDEM; encoded by the exons ATGGCTCATAACTCAGAGAACAGCAGCACCTGCTTTCATGATGATTTTGAATGTGATGAAGCGGATGATTCTAGAATCTTTCATTGCTGGAACCACCGGAAGCTTGACTCTGGATATGAGGATGGTGGTGGATCGGAGGAATTAGCATGTGCTGTGCCCCAGAGTGAGGAAACTGTGAGGGCTATGGTGGCGAGAGAGAGGGAGCATTTCCCGAGGGTTGATTACTTGCAGAGACTAAGGAGCGGGAAGTTGGACTTGGGTGTCAGGAGGGACGCACTTGATTGGATTTGGAAG GCTCATGCTTATTTTGGCCTTGGACCCTTGAGTTTTTGTTTGGCTGTGAACTACTTGGATCGTTTCCTATCGGTTTTTGACTTACCG AAAGGTGTAAGTTGGACTGTGCAATTGTTAGCTGTAGCGTGCTTATCAATTGCAGCTAAAATGGACGAGATTAGAGTGCCTCAATCTGTAGATTTACAG GTTGGGGAACCAAAGTTTGTGTTTGAAGctaaaaccattaaaaaaatggaaCTACTGGTCTTAAGCAAGTTGAGATGGAAAATGTATGCATTAACTCCTTATTCCTTCATAGAATACTTCCTTAGCAAGATCACTTGTGAGAAGCACCCAACAAAATCATCCATTGCAATATCAGTGCAGCTCATCCTCCGTATAATCAGTG GTATCGACTTCTTGGAATTCCGGCCTTCTGAAATTGCTGCTGCGGTGGCAATTTCTGTTTTAGGAGAATCACAAGCGAAAGATATGGATAAGTCCATTGCTGATCTCTTTATAGTAGAGAAG GGTAGAGTTCTAAAGTGTGCTGAATTGATAAGAGATTTGTCCTTGAACAATGTTGCTGCTAGTGTAGGAAGCAAGGTGCCAGATGTGCCTCAAAGTCCTATGGGTGTGATGGATGCCACTGGGTGTTTAAGTTATAAGAGTGATGAATTAACAGTTGGATCATGTTTAAATTCTTCACATGATAGTCCAAGTCCAAACACTAAGAGTAGTAAAGCAGAAGGACCTTCTAACGAACCTCCAAGTGATGAAATGTGA